A stretch of the Candidatus Methylopumilus planktonicus genome encodes the following:
- the grxC gene encoding glutaredoxin 3, with product MKSIKMYTSAYCPYCSNAEKLLSKKGITQIEKIRVDEDLTVLKEMIKKTGRRTVPQIYIGDYHVGGFDDLRSLDLEGKLDPLLGIS from the coding sequence ATGAAATCAATCAAGATGTATACCAGTGCTTATTGCCCTTATTGCTCAAATGCTGAAAAGCTTTTGTCTAAGAAAGGTATTACGCAAATTGAAAAAATACGCGTTGACGAAGATTTGACTGTTTTAAAAGAGATGATTAAAAAAACTGGACGTCGCACAGTACCTCAAATTTACATTGGCGACTATCATGTGGGTGGATTTGATGATTTAAGATCTCTAGATTTAGAAGGTAAGCTTGATCCACTTCTTGGGATTTCTTAG
- the secB gene encoding protein-export chaperone SecB, which yields MAEKKKAAPKSTKAEKSVKIDPQANGSAQPGFAIEKLFLKDVSVEVPNSPDIFTQREAPQIAIELGNSGTPLADGYFEVALKITVTSKIADKTAFLIEVTQAGIFALRNIPEENLEMIIAITCPNILFPYAREAISDLVIKAGFAPVLLNPINFEMLYMQQKQQASGNAVDTKN from the coding sequence ATGGCAGAAAAAAAGAAAGCAGCTCCTAAATCAACTAAGGCAGAAAAAAGTGTCAAAATTGACCCTCAGGCAAACGGAAGTGCACAACCTGGTTTTGCTATCGAAAAACTTTTTCTTAAAGATGTTTCAGTTGAAGTGCCTAATTCCCCAGACATATTTACACAGCGTGAAGCGCCTCAAATTGCTATTGAATTAGGTAATTCAGGCACGCCTCTTGCTGATGGTTATTTTGAAGTTGCTTTAAAAATTACCGTGACATCTAAAATTGCTGATAAAACAGCCTTCCTTATTGAAGTGACACAAGCAGGTATTTTTGCATTACGTAATATTCCAGAAGAAAATCTTGAGATGATTATCGCGATTACTTGCCCTAATATTTTATTCCCATACGCACGCGAAGCTATTTCAGACTTAGTGATTAAGGCAGGTTTTGCGCCTGTTCTTTTAAATCCAATTAATTTTGAAATGCTCTATATGCAACAAAAGCAGCAAGCATCGGGTAATGCGGTTGACACAAAAAACTAA
- a CDS encoding SH3 domain-containing protein codes for MTQKTKFFFRYFFVWVVCVISQPAYAEFRSVISPKTILFEAPSATTKRIYLVGEGYPLEVIVNLGDWLKVRDPYGTLSWAESKNLQSKRTVIVKVDKANIYKEPESKSALIATIEKDVVIELSDPLITNGWIKVRYQQDFDGYIQTSQVWGI; via the coding sequence TTGACACAAAAAACTAAGTTTTTTTTCCGTTATTTTTTTGTATGGGTTGTGTGTGTCATATCGCAGCCCGCTTATGCCGAATTTCGATCTGTCATATCACCTAAAACCATTCTCTTTGAAGCGCCTTCAGCAACTACTAAAAGAATTTATTTGGTGGGCGAAGGCTATCCTTTAGAAGTTATTGTGAATTTAGGCGACTGGCTAAAGGTAAGAGATCCTTATGGAACCTTAAGCTGGGCCGAATCAAAAAATTTACAATCCAAAAGAACAGTGATTGTGAAGGTAGATAAAGCAAACATATACAAAGAGCCTGAATCTAAATCAGCGCTTATAGCTACAATCGAAAAAGATGTTGTCATTGAACTTTCAGACCCTCTTATCACCAATGGTTGGATTAAAGTGCGATACCAACAAGATTTTGATGGATACATTCAAACCTCTCAAGTGTGGGGAATTTAA
- a CDS encoding NAD(P)H-dependent glycerol-3-phosphate dehydrogenase, giving the protein MKIAVLGAGAWGTALAMQISQKHRVTLWARNAGHISGMRKARSNPLYLGDFSFNDQLMLEDNLREAIHDAELILSVVPTSGFRAILKEIRSLNHKAPVIWANKGLEAGTAKLPHEVAMEELGDPKKTGQHWGALSGPSFAAELVRSLPTALTLAATDEAFTQSLASIIHGNNLRVYTSQDVIGVSIGGALKNVIAIAAGISDGMGFGNNARAALITRGLAEITRFGMSLGGQKDTFMGLTGAGDLILTCTGDYSRNREVGLRLAKGQTIDEVLKGLGHVAEGVFTAKEVVNRAKALHVSMPIMHEVNQVLSFSKSPKEAVIDLLGREQKSEIH; this is encoded by the coding sequence TTGAAAATTGCAGTATTAGGCGCAGGCGCATGGGGGACAGCTTTGGCGATGCAAATCAGTCAAAAGCATCGAGTCACATTGTGGGCTAGAAATGCAGGTCATATCTCTGGTATGCGTAAAGCAAGATCAAACCCGCTTTATTTAGGTGACTTCTCTTTTAACGATCAATTGATGCTTGAAGATAATTTGCGTGAAGCGATTCATGATGCCGAGCTTATTTTGTCGGTCGTGCCCACCTCAGGTTTTAGAGCTATTCTAAAAGAGATAAGATCCTTAAATCATAAAGCCCCTGTCATATGGGCCAATAAAGGGTTGGAAGCAGGGACCGCAAAATTACCTCATGAAGTCGCTATGGAGGAATTAGGTGACCCTAAAAAAACAGGACAGCATTGGGGTGCTTTATCAGGCCCTAGTTTCGCAGCTGAACTCGTGAGATCTCTGCCTACCGCATTGACCTTAGCTGCAACAGACGAAGCATTTACACAAAGTTTAGCTTCTATTATTCATGGTAATAACTTACGCGTTTATACAAGTCAGGATGTGATTGGTGTTTCTATTGGTGGTGCTCTTAAAAATGTGATTGCTATCGCCGCAGGGATTTCAGACGGTATGGGATTTGGCAATAATGCGAGAGCCGCATTAATTACGCGAGGCTTGGCTGAGATCACGCGTTTTGGGATGAGCTTAGGTGGTCAAAAAGATACTTTTATGGGGCTTACAGGTGCGGGCGATCTAATTTTGACTTGCACTGGAGACTACTCAAGAAATCGTGAAGTAGGTTTAAGACTTGCAAAAGGCCAAACAATTGATGAAGTTTTGAAAGGGTTGGGTCATGTCGCTGAAGGCGTATTCACTGCCAAAGAGGTTGTTAATCGAGCAAAAGCGCTTCATGTCTCTATGCCTATTATGCATGAAGTGAATCAAGTGTTAAGTTTTAGTAAGTCGCCTAAGGAAGCTGTGATCGATTTATTAGGTCGCGAGCAAAAGTCAGAAATACACTAA